In one Chitinophaga sancti genomic region, the following are encoded:
- a CDS encoding zinc-dependent metalloprotease, translated as MNKRFIRSVAAIFFSSFLLITGTFSPVSAQRKKKHEGNTTPTDSTARPPLPAKSGPKTAPKKFSEVITSSARTDSGLFIIYKQDDKIFAEIPDSILGRDILVVNRISKSAAGLRSSVSMYGYSGDEIGENVIRFDKGPNDRIFLKNISYTEISKDSSQPMFQAVMNSNIQPIAAAFDIKAVSDSAHGSIIDLTDFIQGDNDILFFDPRVKSALKLGGLQQDKSYIVDVKSYPINTEIKTVKTYSKSGGGQGPQGSSQSGNATLELNSSIILLPATPMKSRYFDPRVGFFTTSVTDFDADPQGVKRLSMITRWRLEPKPEDREKYNRGELVEPAKPIIFYIDPATPKKWVPYLILGVNDWQAAFEQAGFKNAIIAKLAPTPAEDSTWSMEDARFSAIVYKPSDVPNASGPHVHDPRSGEILESHINWYHNVMHLLRNWYFVQCAPNDPRARKIEFDDQLMGELIRFVSSHEVGHTLGLRHNFGSSSAYPVEKLRNKEWVKANGHAPSIMDYARFNYVAQPGDGITGADLYPRINFYDKWAIEWGYRQIQGVTDPQAEQPVLNKWTVEKLKDKKYWFGTEMNPDDPRSQNEDLGDNAMKASEYGIKNLQRIIPNLLAWTSTPNEGYANLSELYKEVSTQFGRYMGHVAKNIGGVYETPKTVEQEGGVYASVPKSIQQEAVQFLQQQLFTTPKWLLDKEILSRTGNNATAIISARQNPVLQKIMSSGTLTKLINAEANEGSNNYTAAALLTDLKKGIFSELTNHQAIDVFRRNLQKNYVDNLVDLVNEPSPNSGGGMMIMIGAAPAISSTPADVSSIARAQLTALRGEVKAAAATAGDNMSRYHLNDVYEKISQALDPK; from the coding sequence ATGAATAAACGCTTTATCCGCTCCGTTGCGGCTATCTTTTTCAGTTCATTCCTGCTGATCACAGGCACTTTCAGCCCGGTCTCAGCCCAAAGAAAGAAAAAACATGAGGGCAACACCACACCAACCGACTCCACTGCCCGCCCGCCACTACCTGCCAAAAGCGGCCCAAAGACCGCTCCAAAAAAGTTTAGTGAAGTAATTACATCCAGTGCCAGAACGGATTCCGGGCTGTTCATTATTTATAAACAGGACGATAAGATCTTCGCTGAAATCCCCGACTCCATCCTGGGAAGGGATATCCTGGTTGTAAACCGTATCTCCAAATCCGCCGCCGGCCTGCGTTCTTCCGTTTCTATGTATGGATATAGCGGCGATGAGATCGGGGAAAATGTAATCCGCTTCGATAAAGGTCCAAATGACAGGATATTTCTCAAAAACATCTCGTATACCGAGATTTCTAAAGATTCCAGCCAACCCATGTTCCAGGCTGTAATGAATTCAAATATCCAGCCAATAGCAGCTGCCTTCGATATCAAAGCAGTCTCCGATAGCGCTCATGGTAGTATCATTGACCTCACTGATTTTATCCAGGGTGATAATGATATCCTCTTCTTTGATCCGCGTGTCAAGTCCGCACTCAAGCTGGGTGGCCTGCAACAGGATAAATCCTATATCGTAGATGTGAAGTCATACCCTATCAATACAGAGATCAAAACAGTAAAAACCTACTCCAAGTCAGGCGGTGGCCAGGGTCCACAGGGATCCTCCCAGAGCGGTAATGCCACACTGGAACTGAATAGTTCCATCATCCTGCTGCCAGCTACTCCTATGAAGAGTCGTTACTTTGATCCCCGCGTCGGTTTCTTCACCACCTCTGTTACTGACTTTGATGCCGACCCACAAGGTGTAAAAAGATTGTCAATGATCACCCGCTGGCGCCTGGAACCTAAACCTGAAGACAGAGAAAAATATAACCGCGGGGAACTCGTGGAACCCGCGAAACCCATTATATTTTACATAGACCCCGCTACCCCTAAAAAATGGGTGCCTTACCTGATCCTGGGCGTGAATGACTGGCAGGCTGCTTTCGAACAGGCAGGCTTTAAAAATGCTATCATTGCCAAACTGGCGCCAACTCCTGCAGAAGATTCTACCTGGAGCATGGAAGATGCCCGCTTTTCTGCTATCGTATACAAACCTTCTGATGTTCCAAATGCAAGCGGACCTCACGTACATGATCCCCGATCCGGCGAAATTCTCGAAAGCCATATCAACTGGTATCACAACGTAATGCACCTGCTGCGCAACTGGTACTTTGTTCAATGCGCTCCCAACGATCCGAGAGCCCGTAAAATCGAGTTCGATGATCAGCTGATGGGAGAACTCATTCGCTTCGTTTCCTCTCATGAAGTAGGGCATACCCTGGGGCTTCGTCATAACTTCGGTTCCAGCTCCGCCTACCCTGTAGAAAAACTGAGAAATAAAGAATGGGTAAAGGCTAACGGACACGCCCCCTCTATTATGGACTATGCACGTTTCAACTACGTCGCACAACCCGGTGATGGCATCACAGGTGCTGATCTCTATCCCCGAATCAACTTCTACGACAAATGGGCTATTGAATGGGGATATCGTCAGATCCAGGGTGTCACTGATCCACAAGCAGAACAACCCGTGCTGAATAAATGGACCGTCGAAAAACTGAAGGATAAGAAATACTGGTTCGGTACCGAAATGAATCCTGATGATCCAAGATCCCAGAATGAAGACCTGGGTGATAATGCGATGAAAGCAAGTGAGTATGGCATTAAAAACCTGCAGCGCATTATTCCAAATCTGCTTGCCTGGACCAGTACTCCCAATGAAGGTTACGCTAACCTTAGCGAATTATACAAAGAAGTCAGCACACAGTTCGGCCGTTACATGGGGCATGTAGCTAAAAATATAGGTGGTGTTTATGAGACACCTAAAACTGTAGAACAGGAAGGTGGTGTATACGCGTCCGTTCCTAAATCAATTCAACAGGAAGCCGTACAGTTCTTACAACAACAATTATTCACGACTCCAAAATGGTTGCTGGATAAAGAGATCCTGAGCCGTACCGGAAATAACGCTACTGCGATCATCAGTGCCCGTCAGAACCCAGTTCTGCAAAAAATTATGAGCTCCGGCACTTTGACTAAACTGATTAACGCAGAAGCAAATGAAGGCAGTAATAACTACACAGCTGCTGCCTTGCTGACTGATTTGAAAAAAGGTATTTTCAGTGAACTGACCAACCACCAGGCAATTGATGTATTCCGCAGGAACCTGCAAAAGAATTATGTGGATAACCTGGTAGATCTGGTCAATGAGCCTTCTCCCAATTCCGGTGGAGGTATGATGATCATGATTGGCGCGGCACCAGCCATATCTTCTACTCCTGCCGATGTAAGCAGCATTGCACGTGCACAGCTGACAGCCCTGAGGGGAGAGGTTAAAGCCGCTGCGGCAACAGCTGGAGATAACATGAGTCGTTACCATCTGAATGATGTATATGAAAAAATTAGCCAGGCCTTAGATCCTAAATAA
- the truA gene encoding tRNA pseudouridine(38-40) synthase TruA encodes MRYFLEVAYKGTAFGGFQVQDTAHTVQAEIDRAISLLMREKVETTGSSRTDAGVHALQNFLHFDIAQPLHPQFVYKVNAILGRDIVLKQVYAVSDEAHSRFDALNRAYRYTLYTQKDPFMQDRGYFYPYTLDFELLQEAAGILKTYENFMTFSKRNTQVRTYNCNIMESAWAMEDGHLVYRVRANRFLRGMVRGMVGTMLRVGRGKLSIAGFREAIEKRDCTYADFAVPPQGLFLMQVAYAAGVLDKGIF; translated from the coding sequence ATGAGATATTTTTTAGAGGTAGCATATAAGGGAACTGCGTTCGGGGGCTTTCAGGTGCAGGATACGGCGCATACGGTGCAGGCGGAGATAGACCGGGCCATTAGTCTGTTGATGAGGGAGAAGGTGGAAACGACGGGTTCCAGCCGTACGGATGCGGGGGTACATGCGTTGCAGAACTTCCTGCATTTTGATATAGCGCAGCCTTTACATCCGCAGTTTGTTTATAAGGTTAATGCGATCCTGGGGCGTGATATTGTATTAAAGCAGGTATATGCGGTGAGCGATGAGGCGCATTCCCGTTTCGATGCATTGAACAGGGCTTATAGGTATACATTGTATACGCAGAAGGATCCGTTTATGCAGGATAGGGGTTACTTCTATCCATATACGCTGGACTTTGAGCTGCTGCAGGAAGCGGCGGGGATACTGAAGACTTATGAGAACTTCATGACGTTTAGTAAGCGGAATACGCAGGTGAGAACGTATAACTGTAATATCATGGAATCGGCGTGGGCGATGGAGGATGGGCATCTTGTCTATCGTGTACGGGCGAATCGTTTTTTGAGAGGAATGGTGAGGGGGATGGTAGGTACGATGCTGAGGGTAGGGCGTGGAAAGCTGTCGATAGCGGGTTTCAGGGAAGCGATAGAGAAGAGGGATTGTACGTATGCTGACTTTGCGGTACCGCCCCAGGGATTGTTCCTGATGCAGGTAGCGTATGCGGCAGGGGTGTTGGATAAAGGAATTTTTTAA
- a CDS encoding MotA/TolQ/ExbB proton channel family protein: MAETKTTVTAASAKANSSHQPKKSNNTFAMLAVPVCIVIGVLFYMFVLGNPNNFQGGVINANSHPVEEGMGKWFGTVYMGGIIVPILISVLLICITFVIERFLYISRAKGKFSGAELVRKVQYHLANKNVDAALAECDKQKGSVGNVLKAGLKKYKEMITNTELDTDQKISAIKQEIEETTSLELPMMEKNLVFLSTIASVATLLGLFGTVLGMIKSFSAMSASGAPDSGKLAGGISEALINTALGISTSAVAIIMYNYFTTNIDSITYAIDESGFTLTQSFAANHK; the protein is encoded by the coding sequence ATGGCTGAGACTAAAACAACTGTGACTGCAGCTTCTGCCAAAGCGAATTCATCTCATCAACCTAAGAAATCAAACAACACGTTTGCAATGCTTGCAGTGCCTGTTTGTATCGTAATAGGTGTTCTTTTTTACATGTTCGTTTTAGGCAATCCAAACAACTTCCAAGGTGGTGTAATCAATGCGAACTCTCACCCGGTTGAAGAAGGTATGGGCAAGTGGTTTGGTACAGTTTACATGGGTGGTATTATCGTACCTATCCTGATCTCTGTATTACTGATTTGTATCACTTTCGTAATTGAGCGTTTCCTCTATATCTCCAGAGCGAAAGGTAAATTTAGCGGTGCTGAGCTGGTAAGAAAAGTTCAATATCACCTGGCTAATAAAAACGTTGACGCAGCTCTGGCTGAGTGCGACAAACAGAAAGGTTCTGTTGGTAACGTACTGAAAGCAGGTCTGAAGAAGTACAAAGAAATGATCACTAACACTGAGCTGGATACTGACCAGAAGATCAGTGCAATCAAGCAGGAGATCGAAGAAACAACTTCCCTGGAACTGCCTATGATGGAAAAGAACCTGGTGTTCCTGTCCACTATCGCTTCCGTAGCTACCCTGTTAGGTCTGTTCGGTACGGTATTGGGTATGATCAAATCCTTCTCTGCGATGTCTGCTTCTGGTGCACCAGATTCTGGTAAACTGGCAGGTGGTATCTCTGAAGCGTTGATCAACACCGCTCTGGGTATCTCTACTTCTGCAGTTGCGATCATCATGTATAACTACTTTACAACTAATATTGATAGCATCACTTACGCTATCGACGAGTCTGGCTTTACTTTGACACAGAGCTTCGCTGCGAACCACAAATAA
- a CDS encoding biotin/lipoyl-containing protein, whose protein sequence is MIKAIVNGITPFAINTAPEGISCNGQAVEWSGLELPAGNYSVILDGRSYIAQVISIDKDAKKVKILIEQQEYEVAIGEPIDQLLAAMGINHSATRKVNDIKAPMPGLVLKVLVEPGQAIKKGDPVLILEAMKMENVFKATGDAIVKEIKVSERTAVEKGEILVILE, encoded by the coding sequence TCAAAGCAATCGTAAATGGCATTACGCCATTTGCAATCAATACGGCTCCTGAAGGTATCTCCTGTAATGGGCAGGCCGTAGAATGGTCTGGGCTGGAGTTGCCTGCGGGCAATTATAGTGTAATATTGGATGGGCGGAGTTATATAGCTCAGGTCATCAGCATAGACAAAGACGCCAAAAAGGTAAAAATCCTGATTGAGCAACAGGAATACGAGGTGGCTATCGGGGAGCCAATAGATCAGTTGCTGGCAGCCATGGGTATCAACCACAGTGCTACCCGTAAAGTAAACGATATCAAGGCCCCAATGCCAGGGCTGGTGCTGAAAGTACTGGTTGAACCAGGGCAGGCTATAAAAAAAGGCGATCCGGTATTAATACTGGAAGCCATGAAAATGGAGAATGTATTTAAAGCAACCGGGGACGCAATCGTAAAGGAAATCAAGGTCTCCGAGCGGACGGCCGTTGAAAAAGGGGAGATCCTCGTTATATTGGAATAG
- a CDS encoding ExbD/TolR family protein: MAEMDTSSSGGGKKHQGTKSKKHSTRVDMTPMVDLGFLLITFFMLTTTMSKPKTMDLIMPKDTKNEEEQNKVKESTALTILLGKNNQVYYYEGLAQNPDASADPNFFKATNFANKDGIRDVIIRKRDEVAKFRNAKGEPEDVVVIIKADDDAKYKNFVDILDEMAINRISRYATVDISDQDKTWIHQTEAANGGGGGNQ; the protein is encoded by the coding sequence ATGGCAGAAATGGATACCAGCAGTAGTGGCGGTGGGAAGAAACACCAGGGTACGAAATCTAAGAAGCATTCTACACGTGTAGACATGACTCCGATGGTGGACCTCGGCTTTCTCTTGATCACCTTCTTCATGTTGACTACAACCATGAGCAAGCCCAAAACTATGGACTTGATCATGCCAAAGGATACAAAAAATGAAGAAGAGCAAAACAAGGTTAAGGAAAGTACAGCCCTCACTATATTGCTTGGAAAGAACAATCAGGTATATTATTACGAAGGTTTAGCACAGAATCCTGATGCATCAGCTGATCCTAACTTTTTCAAAGCGACAAACTTTGCTAATAAGGATGGCATCCGCGATGTGATTATCAGAAAGCGGGATGAAGTTGCAAAATTTAGAAATGCAAAAGGTGAGCCTGAAGATGTTGTAGTGATTATCAAGGCAGATGATGATGCCAAGTATAAGAACTTTGTAGACATCCTGGATGAAATGGCTATCAACCGTATTTCACGTTACGCTACTGTCGATATCAGTGACCAGGATAAAACCTGGATCCATCAGACAGAAGCTGCTAACGGCGGTGGTGGCGGCAACCAGTAA
- a CDS encoding LacI family DNA-binding transcriptional regulator: MSLNLKNVKERTSKVTIYDIAKVLNLSASTVSRALQNNTLINQETREKVRQTATDMGYVPNWIASSLRKKRSNILGLIVPRTSMYFQSTAISGIQHEAHKYGFSIVIGQSDDTVAMEKELVQTFYSLRVDGLLAVSSMFTTTFEHFNPFIKNNIPLVFYDRVPSDFNGYTITGDDFRGGYLATEHLIKQGCKRIAHFSGILTCNLYQQRLGGYKAALAQYGLPFDESLVHVHNLTTDAAIAASRQLLSQEVLPDGLFSTNDTSAIAFIQEARHFNIQIPEQIKVVGYSNDQSSRIISPSLSTIEQSGYSMGQKAVETLVQLINQDETVKITQNFVFPVELIERASSKL, from the coding sequence ATGTCACTGAACCTCAAAAATGTGAAAGAACGCACGTCAAAAGTCACCATTTACGACATAGCTAAAGTGCTGAATCTATCTGCTTCCACGGTCTCCAGGGCACTACAAAACAATACCCTGATCAATCAGGAGACACGTGAAAAAGTAAGACAAACAGCCACTGATATGGGCTATGTTCCCAACTGGATCGCTTCCAGTCTTCGAAAGAAACGCTCCAACATTTTGGGGCTGATCGTTCCACGTACATCCATGTATTTCCAGAGTACTGCCATCAGCGGTATCCAGCATGAAGCACATAAATATGGCTTCAGCATTGTGATCGGTCAATCCGATGATACAGTGGCAATGGAAAAAGAACTGGTACAAACCTTTTATTCTTTAAGAGTAGATGGATTACTGGCGGTTTCTTCGATGTTTACCACAACATTTGAACATTTCAATCCCTTTATCAAGAATAATATCCCGCTGGTATTCTACGATCGGGTGCCATCTGATTTCAACGGTTATACGATTACCGGAGATGATTTCAGGGGAGGATACCTGGCTACAGAACACCTGATTAAACAGGGATGTAAACGTATTGCCCATTTTTCGGGTATTCTAACCTGTAATTTGTATCAGCAACGATTGGGAGGTTATAAGGCTGCTTTAGCCCAATATGGACTTCCGTTTGATGAATCACTTGTGCATGTGCATAACCTGACTACCGATGCAGCGATTGCTGCATCCAGGCAGTTATTATCACAGGAAGTATTGCCTGATGGATTGTTTTCTACCAATGATACTTCAGCAATTGCCTTTATACAGGAAGCCAGGCATTTTAATATCCAGATTCCTGAACAGATTAAAGTAGTAGGTTATTCCAATGACCAGTCATCACGAATTATTTCTCCATCTTTAAGTACGATAGAGCAATCCGGTTATTCAATGGGGCAAAAGGCTGTAGAGACTTTAGTACAGTTGATCAATCAGGACGAGACAGTGAAGATTACGCAGAATTTTGTATTTCCTGTTGAATTAATAGAACGTGCTTCCAGCAAGTTGTAA
- a CDS encoding DUF4476 domain-containing protein, with product MIKYLKKSLLIPCFLLMALRMTAQDQQYYIYIQSERSQPFYVRFDGKLLSSSDKGYIILSKLPAGTANMRIGFAKSEVPEEQYMVKVGGPNDQGYLLKKDGLYNIVTFAATRPVKKGEEAVAQAPAPAPEPAPAPVEAVPAPVMDTPAVAVEKPAPVPAETTAPLAVEPQKAMMDSMQKDLAAAFPKDAGVTVGPGTRAVKPVNKFSESLDKVVKDDRPEEPLVDPNAGTGMILAPAKDTAVAVAQPEEKKGHKKRRDREPLTAEEQQILADVMEEEHKAVAAPAPATPAVAPAPAPTTPAADVAVTPDVAVSETSGAQAAVPAPAPVTEEAPLPEKKSSKKAGKKKSDDPAFIDFQDGTAQATVAEGTPGPVGTEEPAPAKKKKRKEDISETDTTATMAVEEPAPAKKKKRNIDTEGQPNNILTDDSSGYAVSGLNIDHPSKKDRKKKNQEAAEVGVAVPVVAAVEAPVEEKKTSSVKMINSDCGKVMDEETFRKLLRKFVGGKDDDGMIDAFKKQTKGFCLETSQVKTLVQLLGTDDSRYRLLDQAYPKVYDSEHFSSLESVLSDNYYKGRFKAMVHR from the coding sequence ATGATTAAGTATTTGAAAAAATCTTTATTGATACCGTGCTTTCTCCTGATGGCATTACGGATGACAGCTCAGGATCAGCAATATTATATCTATATACAGAGCGAAAGGTCTCAGCCTTTCTATGTCCGCTTTGATGGTAAACTTCTCAGTTCTTCAGATAAAGGTTATATCATCCTTTCCAAACTGCCTGCTGGTACAGCCAACATGCGGATTGGTTTTGCAAAAAGTGAGGTACCTGAAGAGCAATATATGGTCAAAGTAGGAGGGCCTAATGACCAGGGGTATTTGCTGAAGAAGGATGGCTTGTATAATATAGTGACGTTTGCAGCTACCAGGCCTGTGAAGAAAGGGGAGGAGGCAGTAGCACAGGCTCCAGCACCAGCACCTGAACCGGCTCCGGCCCCGGTTGAAGCGGTTCCTGCACCGGTAATGGATACCCCGGCTGTTGCTGTTGAAAAGCCGGCACCAGTTCCTGCTGAAACTACGGCACCATTGGCTGTAGAGCCGCAAAAGGCGATGATGGATTCTATGCAGAAGGATCTGGCAGCAGCTTTTCCTAAGGATGCGGGTGTAACAGTAGGACCAGGTACCCGTGCGGTAAAACCTGTTAATAAGTTTTCAGAGTCACTGGATAAGGTTGTAAAGGATGACAGACCGGAGGAACCATTGGTGGATCCAAATGCTGGTACAGGTATGATCCTGGCACCTGCGAAGGATACAGCGGTGGCTGTGGCGCAACCGGAAGAAAAAAAAGGACATAAAAAACGCAGAGATAGAGAGCCGCTTACAGCAGAGGAACAACAGATCCTGGCGGATGTAATGGAGGAAGAACATAAAGCGGTGGCAGCTCCGGCTCCGGCTACACCAGCAGTAGCCCCGGCTCCGGCCCCTACTACGCCGGCTGCTGATGTGGCAGTGACTCCGGATGTAGCTGTAAGTGAGACTTCCGGTGCTCAGGCAGCAGTACCAGCTCCGGCGCCTGTTACAGAAGAGGCACCCCTGCCTGAAAAGAAATCTTCAAAAAAGGCAGGAAAGAAAAAATCAGATGATCCTGCGTTTATCGACTTTCAGGATGGAACGGCACAGGCTACGGTAGCTGAGGGTACACCTGGTCCTGTGGGAACAGAGGAGCCGGCTCCGGCTAAAAAGAAGAAACGTAAGGAAGATATATCAGAAACGGATACGACAGCTACTATGGCTGTTGAAGAACCAGCGCCGGCTAAGAAGAAAAAGCGGAATATTGATACAGAAGGGCAGCCTAATAATATCCTGACAGATGATTCATCAGGTTATGCGGTATCTGGTCTGAATATAGATCATCCGTCAAAAAAGGATCGTAAGAAGAAAAACCAGGAGGCCGCTGAGGTAGGTGTTGCTGTTCCGGTAGTGGCTGCAGTTGAGGCACCTGTTGAAGAGAAGAAAACATCTTCTGTAAAAATGATCAATTCTGATTGTGGGAAGGTGATGGATGAAGAGACGTTCAGAAAATTGCTCCGTAAGTTTGTAGGTGGGAAGGATGATGATGGAATGATTGATGCATTTAAAAAGCAGACGAAGGGATTTTGTTTGGAGACATCCCAGGTAAAGACGCTGGTGCAGCTGTTGGGAACGGATGATTCCCGTTACCGTTTATTGGATCAGGCATATCCAAAGGTGTATGATTCGGAGCATTTTTCATCACTGGAGAGTGTGTTGAGTGATAATTATTACAAGGGTCGCTTTAAGGCAATGGTCCACAGGTAA
- a CDS encoding energy transducer TonB, with protein MDTAKILNSDFLDILFENRNKEYGAYDLRRQYNKRVRNALIGSAALMLIVIAGYAINTAIVKAEREHPTRPVIEQIKMEDVKIPDDPKTPPPPPPPPAPPPPVKPSVQFTPPIIKKDSEVPPDEVPPKQEDLKDKAVSTKTVEGDPNGIDPGLLEDSKGTGVVEAPPAPAKEEIFTFVEQPPTFPGGEDALAKFLSKNIHYPRVAQENAISGTVFVQFVVDSEGNIKDVKTVGAPKGGGLEEEAIRVVKIMPKWKAGKQNGRQVSVQFNLPIRFTLQE; from the coding sequence ATGGATACCGCTAAAATCTTAAACTCCGACTTTCTGGACATCCTGTTTGAGAACAGGAATAAGGAATATGGAGCTTATGACCTTAGAAGACAATATAACAAAAGGGTGCGCAATGCCCTCATCGGCAGCGCGGCGCTGATGTTGATTGTTATCGCAGGTTACGCTATCAATACAGCGATAGTGAAGGCTGAAAGGGAGCACCCAACTAGGCCCGTTATCGAACAAATCAAGATGGAGGACGTAAAGATCCCAGATGATCCAAAAACACCTCCTCCACCTCCTCCACCTCCAGCTCCACCACCACCGGTGAAGCCATCAGTGCAGTTCACTCCTCCTATCATTAAAAAAGATAGCGAAGTGCCACCAGATGAGGTGCCACCTAAGCAAGAGGACCTGAAAGATAAAGCTGTAAGTACTAAAACAGTAGAAGGTGATCCTAACGGTATCGACCCAGGATTGCTGGAAGACAGTAAAGGTACTGGTGTGGTAGAAGCTCCTCCAGCTCCGGCTAAAGAAGAGATCTTCACATTCGTAGAACAGCCTCCTACCTTCCCAGGTGGTGAAGACGCACTGGCGAAGTTCCTGAGCAAAAACATCCACTATCCTCGCGTAGCGCAGGAAAATGCGATCTCAGGTACAGTATTCGTACAATTCGTAGTAGATTCAGAAGGTAACATCAAAGATGTGAAAACTGTAGGTGCTCCGAAAGGTGGCGGTCTTGAAGAAGAAGCTATCCGCGTGGTGAAAATCATGCCTAAATGGAAAGCTGGTAAACAGAACGGCCGTCAGGTATCAGTTCAGTTTAACCTGCCTATCCGCTTCACACTGCAAGAGTAG
- a CDS encoding ExbD/TolR family protein → MPKVKMARKSTLVDMTAMCDVAFLLLTFFMLATKFKPDEPVTVVTPSSINTKLLPDSDVIMLTIDEKGRVFFSMDGQPKRQKLIEDLNTQYKLGLDQHEMNNFIIGSSIGTDIKNLKAYLALKTAERKKSGLENGIPTDSANNEVAVWIEYARSAQGSNPKLQYCIKADNATPYPKIKDVLDTFKKKGIQKLNLVTNLEAPPPGTAAALARAQGGEKKEEEK, encoded by the coding sequence ATGCCAAAAGTTAAAATGGCTAGGAAGAGCACGCTGGTTGATATGACCGCGATGTGTGATGTAGCTTTCCTGCTGCTCACGTTCTTCATGCTGGCTACTAAATTTAAGCCGGATGAACCGGTAACTGTGGTAACTCCGTCTTCAATCAACACCAAATTGTTACCTGATTCTGATGTAATCATGTTAACAATCGACGAAAAAGGAAGGGTATTCTTTAGTATGGATGGCCAGCCTAAACGTCAGAAATTGATCGAAGACCTGAATACCCAGTATAAATTGGGTCTGGATCAACATGAGATGAATAACTTTATTATCGGTTCCAGCATTGGTACTGATATTAAGAATCTCAAGGCTTACCTGGCGCTGAAAACAGCGGAACGTAAGAAATCCGGTCTCGAAAACGGTATCCCTACTGATTCCGCGAACAACGAGGTAGCAGTATGGATCGAGTATGCAAGATCTGCACAGGGAAGTAATCCTAAGCTGCAGTATTGTATCAAAGCAGATAATGCCACCCCATATCCTAAGATCAAGGATGTGCTGGATACCTTCAAAAAGAAGGGAATTCAGAAGTTGAATCTGGTGACTAACCTTGAGGCACCACCTCCAGGTACTGCTGCTGCTTTGGCCCGTGCACAAGGCGGTGAGAAGAAAGAAGAAGAAAAATAG